In Planctomycetia bacterium, one DNA window encodes the following:
- the rpmB gene encoding 50S ribosomal protein L28, producing the protein MPRVCKFTGKKTTTGRQYTHRGKAKYLGGVGTKVTGRTKRKFKPNLQKVRALVDGKITRILVSTKAIRMGLVVKPVRRNWKPEAASA; encoded by the coding sequence ATGCCACGCGTTTGTAAGTTCACAGGGAAGAAGACGACCACCGGCCGCCAGTACACCCATCGCGGCAAGGCCAAGTACCTGGGCGGCGTCGGTACCAAGGTCACGGGTCGCACCAAGCGGAAGTTCAAGCCCAACCTTCAAAAGGTCCGTGCCCTCGTCGACGGCAAGATCACGCGGATTCTTGTCTCCACCAAGGCGATTCGCATGGGGCTGGTGGTGAAGCCGGTGCGGCGCAACTGGAAGCCCGAGGCCGCATCGGCCTGA